The Bdellovibrio sp. NC01 genome includes the window TGTGAATTTCGAGGACACAGAAGGATGAACTCCAAGGCCTCTCCGAAAACTCAAGCCCTGAGCATTTTTGTAGCGGGCTTACTGCCGGTCATCGCCTTCACTTTGATTGAAGAGTATTACGGCACGATAGCCGGCTTAATTGCCGGTATGGTTTTCGGTGTTGGTGAAATTACGTGGGAACTTTATAAACACAAAAAAGTGCAAAAAATCACATGGATCGGAAACGGCATGCTTCTGGTTCTGGGTGGCATTTCGTTGATTTCATCTGAAGGTGTCTGGTTCAAATTGCAACCCGCTTTGATGGAAGGTTTGTTTGCACTGTTCTGCTGGGGTTCGCTTCTGTTTGGAAAACCGTTGATCGTCTATTTGGCTGAACAACAAGGTCAGCAATTTCCAGAATTCTTAAAAG containing:
- a CDS encoding inner membrane-spanning protein YciB; the protein is MNSKASPKTQALSIFVAGLLPVIAFTLIEEYYGTIAGLIAGMVFGVGEITWELYKHKKVQKITWIGNGMLLVLGGISLISSEGVWFKLQPALMEGLFALFCWGSLLFGKPLIVYLAEQQGQQFPEFLKARMTGVTFRTGVFFAIHTALAVWAALDWSTTNWALLKGVGLTVSFILYLGFEGILLRKVVMKERMEELVKAQLNQQTSQKME